A window from Micromonospora terminaliae encodes these proteins:
- a CDS encoding fibronectin type III domain-containing protein, whose translation MRGGLVTIGTVAALLAAMGLTVLGLGAADNAVANYDASSWLWSTSRSELARVNGVTARVDTRMEVPGGRRHQMQVAQTDRLLILRDLNTGQVSSLDLATLQITATTPTAPGLGVSVALHEDSAFVVDAVQGIVRQLDPRSLTPVGEPVRYPPGITGGAFDGTGKLWIAVPSEGTVSAVTAAELPATPGDAPSGGLSPKRVETYEVAEPAHELVVSTLDDGVAVLDRTSASLVSVRAGRTQRANLTMTAPGSLPTRTTGPQVPVTVSGERKVHVVRDAAEVHRFTVPGAGGELSPAVAWAGRFYCADETTGTVYSFDANGQLVDTIKGSGRPGPMELEVRENHLFINPPNSSTAQVVDDRNQVREVNKYANDVLGGDPPPVAPPPPPPKKPKVGKPGAPRAVTAAAGNASARVSWQAAASNGAEITRYVVEGGGQRHEVGANQRALEITGLTNGETYTFSVHAVNAKGDGPARRSNPVTPTAAVPDPPASVTAEARPDGTVLVKWPAANGQGNTVTKYAVTASSAGATAPAGESPKTELVIPAGQLEYGTQYAFTVTAVSDKGAGSKASPVSNTVVPFTAPAAPTELQASTVADQPGTIAVQWAPAVENGRPVTKYVVEAAGKTTEVTDVRTTIGGLGDGQNVTVKVKAVNEAGPGAEASTTARTVAAPRVTVTGSSADATSVTVTFTVDAGGGRATCSATVPGETPATGSCSSLRVTGLTPGTAYTVTVTASNAAGKGTATRAQSTDALYGIATCNNGPDGDQRTYCNAEVDGRNGNEIFSVPQQLNSKQVGWAKPGSRLKAYCKKQGENVDAWIYNNQKQSTWWVQVEYSGRNYIPWAWLNLEGGDNINLLPTC comes from the coding sequence ATGCGGGGCGGGCTGGTGACCATCGGCACCGTGGCCGCGCTGCTGGCGGCCATGGGGTTGACCGTGCTCGGGCTGGGCGCCGCCGACAACGCGGTGGCCAACTACGACGCCTCCTCCTGGTTGTGGAGCACCAGTCGCAGCGAGCTGGCCCGGGTCAACGGGGTCACCGCCCGGGTGGACACGCGGATGGAGGTGCCCGGTGGGCGCCGGCACCAGATGCAGGTGGCCCAGACCGACCGGCTGCTGATCCTGCGCGATCTGAACACCGGCCAGGTCAGCTCGCTGGACCTGGCCACCCTCCAGATCACGGCGACGACGCCGACCGCACCGGGCCTCGGGGTGAGCGTCGCGCTGCACGAGGACTCGGCGTTCGTCGTGGACGCGGTGCAGGGCATCGTCCGGCAGCTGGACCCGCGGTCGCTGACCCCGGTGGGCGAGCCGGTGCGCTACCCGCCGGGCATCACCGGCGGGGCGTTCGACGGCACCGGCAAGCTGTGGATCGCGGTGCCGAGCGAGGGCACCGTGTCGGCGGTCACCGCCGCGGAGCTGCCGGCCACGCCGGGGGACGCGCCGTCCGGCGGGCTCAGCCCGAAGCGGGTGGAGACCTACGAGGTGGCCGAGCCGGCCCACGAGCTGGTGGTGTCCACGCTGGACGACGGTGTCGCGGTGCTCGACCGCACCTCCGCCTCGCTGGTGAGCGTGCGGGCGGGCCGGACGCAGCGGGCCAACCTGACGATGACCGCACCGGGCAGCCTGCCGACGCGCACCACCGGCCCTCAGGTGCCGGTCACGGTGAGCGGTGAGCGGAAGGTGCACGTGGTCCGCGACGCCGCCGAGGTGCACCGGTTCACGGTGCCCGGCGCGGGCGGGGAGCTCAGCCCGGCGGTGGCCTGGGCGGGCCGCTTCTACTGTGCCGACGAGACGACCGGCACGGTCTACTCGTTCGACGCGAACGGGCAGCTCGTCGACACCATCAAGGGCTCCGGCCGGCCCGGGCCCATGGAGCTGGAGGTCCGCGAGAACCACCTCTTCATCAACCCGCCGAACTCGTCGACCGCGCAGGTCGTGGACGACCGGAATCAGGTCCGCGAGGTCAACAAGTACGCCAACGACGTGCTCGGCGGCGACCCGCCGCCGGTTGCCCCGCCGCCGCCTCCCCCGAAGAAGCCGAAGGTGGGCAAGCCCGGCGCGCCGCGCGCGGTGACGGCCGCCGCCGGGAACGCGTCGGCGCGGGTGAGCTGGCAGGCGGCCGCGTCCAACGGCGCCGAGATCACGAGGTACGTGGTGGAGGGCGGCGGCCAGCGCCACGAGGTGGGCGCGAACCAGCGGGCCTTGGAGATCACCGGGCTGACCAACGGGGAGACGTACACGTTCTCGGTGCACGCCGTGAACGCCAAGGGCGACGGGCCGGCGCGCCGGAGCAACCCGGTCACGCCGACCGCCGCCGTGCCGGACCCGCCGGCCAGCGTGACCGCGGAGGCGCGGCCGGACGGGACGGTGCTGGTGAAGTGGCCGGCCGCGAACGGCCAGGGCAACACGGTCACGAAGTACGCGGTGACCGCCAGCTCGGCCGGCGCGACCGCCCCGGCCGGCGAGTCGCCCAAGACCGAGCTGGTCATCCCCGCGGGCCAGCTGGAGTACGGCACGCAGTACGCCTTCACCGTGACCGCGGTGAGCGACAAGGGGGCGGGATCGAAGGCGTCGCCGGTGAGCAACACGGTCGTGCCGTTCACCGCTCCGGCCGCACCCACCGAGCTGCAGGCGTCCACGGTGGCCGACCAGCCCGGCACCATCGCGGTGCAGTGGGCGCCGGCGGTGGAGAACGGCCGGCCCGTGACGAAGTACGTGGTCGAGGCCGCCGGCAAGACCACCGAGGTGACCGACGTACGGACCACGATCGGCGGGCTCGGCGACGGGCAGAACGTCACCGTGAAGGTGAAGGCGGTCAACGAGGCCGGTCCGGGTGCGGAGGCCAGCACCACGGCCCGCACGGTGGCCGCGCCCCGGGTCACGGTGACCGGCTCGTCGGCCGACGCCACCTCCGTGACGGTGACGTTCACCGTCGACGCGGGCGGTGGGCGGGCGACCTGCTCGGCGACCGTCCCGGGGGAGACACCCGCGACCGGGAGCTGCTCCAGCCTGCGGGTGACGGGCCTGACGCCGGGTACCGCGTACACGGTGACGGTGACGGCGAGCAACGCGGCCGGCAAGGGCACCGCGACCCGGGCGCAGAGCACGGACGCGCTCTACGGGATCGCCACCTGCAACAACGGTCCGGACGGCGACCAGCGCACCTACTGCAATGCCGAGGTGGACGGCCGCAACGGCAACGAGATCTTCTCGGTGCCGCAGCAGCTCAACAGCAAGCAGGTCGGGTGGGCGAAGCCGGGCAGCCGGTTGAAGGCGTACTGCAAGAAGCAGGGTGAGAACGTCGACGCCTGGATCTACAACAACCAGAAGCAGAGCACCTGGTGGGTGCAGGTCGAGTACTCGGGCAGGAACTACATCCCCTGGGCCTGGCTGAACCTGGAGGGTGGCGACAACATCAACCTCCTGCCCACCTGCTGA
- a CDS encoding AAA family ATPase, with product MNTHEPLTQPEVQGFAALAARLAENVNAVVLGKPQVVRLALTALFAQGHVLLEDVPGVGKTTLARAIAATVKGQWRRIQFTPDLLPSDVSGVTIFNQASRGFEFHPGPVFANIVIADEINRASPKTQSALLEVMEERTVTVDGVRHPVPQPFLVVATQNPVEMDGTYRLPEAQLDRFLVKLSVGYPDEAVEVEVLRGATLRSPDSLTAVTDTATVGEMVKMARRVHIAEPLYAYAVRLAAATRTHPQVRVGVSPRGVIALTRAACAYALIDGRGWIMPEDLKTLVEPVFAHRLLLTPDAQVRGVTPADVLRQAVASVPVPLPSGQPAPVHG from the coding sequence GTGAACACCCACGAACCGCTCACCCAGCCGGAGGTGCAGGGCTTCGCCGCCCTGGCCGCCCGGCTGGCCGAGAACGTCAACGCGGTCGTGCTGGGCAAGCCGCAGGTGGTCCGGCTGGCGCTGACCGCTCTGTTCGCCCAGGGGCACGTGCTGCTCGAGGACGTGCCCGGGGTGGGCAAGACGACGCTGGCCCGGGCCATCGCGGCGACCGTCAAGGGCCAGTGGCGGCGCATCCAGTTCACCCCGGACCTGCTCCCCTCGGACGTGTCCGGCGTGACGATCTTCAACCAGGCCAGCCGGGGCTTCGAGTTCCACCCCGGGCCGGTCTTCGCGAACATCGTGATCGCCGACGAGATCAACCGGGCCTCGCCGAAGACCCAGTCGGCGCTGCTGGAGGTCATGGAGGAGCGCACGGTCACCGTGGACGGCGTACGCCATCCGGTGCCGCAGCCGTTCCTCGTGGTGGCCACCCAGAACCCGGTGGAGATGGACGGCACCTACCGGCTGCCCGAGGCCCAGCTCGACCGGTTCCTGGTGAAGCTCTCCGTCGGCTACCCCGACGAGGCCGTCGAGGTGGAGGTGCTGCGCGGCGCCACCCTCCGCTCCCCCGACTCGCTCACCGCGGTCACCGACACGGCCACGGTCGGGGAGATGGTGAAAATGGCCCGGCGGGTGCACATCGCCGAGCCGCTCTACGCGTACGCGGTGCGGCTGGCCGCGGCGACCCGCACCCATCCGCAGGTGCGGGTCGGCGTCAGTCCCCGGGGCGTGATCGCGCTGACCCGTGCGGCGTGCGCGTACGCGCTGATCGACGGTCGGGGCTGGATCATGCCGGAGGACCTGAAGACGCTGGTCGAGCCGGTCTTCGCCCACCGGTTGCTGCTCACCCCCGACGCGCAGGTGCGCGGGGTGACCCCGGCCGACGTGCTGCGCCAGGCGGTCGCCTCGGTGCCGGTGCCGCTGCCGTCGGGGCAGCCCGCCCCGGTCCACGGCTGA
- a CDS encoding DUF58 domain-containing protein, which produces MGITARGVGLLVAAVVLLGVGFRYAYPELTVLGAAAGVAVGYALVTAAWRPRLTVERVADPDRVARGEPAAMVLTVRNTGRLRAANLVAEDRCGGRLVPVPLLRLRPGRDTEVRYPVPTRRRGVVPVGPLRVTRRDPLGLVALARAYGDAVPVWVHPRIHPLSAVPTGAGRSLDGRTDSVPHGSITFDSLREYVVGDELRRVHWRTSARVGELMVRENVDTSLPRLVVVLDNRAAAHPDRSGGLAESFESGCEAAASVVAAATREDLPVSLLLVVPPAEEAVGAYGPLDRLAAVELADGGEDVLRTALGRLRQDRLGDTLVFLTGPGARGDLGHVGALRRAYPSVVVGMFGAAEPTAAGAAGLVVVDAADGAEFAAEWDGIRRW; this is translated from the coding sequence GTGGGAATCACTGCCCGGGGTGTCGGGCTGCTCGTGGCCGCCGTCGTGCTGCTCGGCGTGGGCTTCCGGTACGCGTACCCGGAGCTGACCGTGCTCGGCGCGGCGGCCGGCGTCGCGGTCGGGTACGCCCTGGTCACGGCCGCCTGGCGGCCCCGGCTGACGGTCGAGCGGGTGGCCGACCCGGACCGGGTGGCGCGGGGTGAGCCGGCGGCCATGGTGCTGACCGTGCGCAACACCGGCCGGCTGCGGGCGGCGAACCTGGTGGCCGAGGACCGGTGCGGCGGGCGGCTGGTGCCGGTGCCGCTGCTGCGGTTGCGTCCGGGGCGGGACACCGAGGTGCGCTACCCGGTGCCGACCCGGCGCCGCGGGGTGGTGCCGGTCGGGCCGCTGCGGGTGACTCGGCGCGACCCGCTGGGGCTGGTGGCGCTGGCCCGCGCGTACGGGGATGCGGTGCCGGTGTGGGTGCACCCGCGCATCCATCCGCTGTCGGCGGTGCCGACGGGCGCCGGCCGGAGCCTGGACGGGCGCACCGACAGCGTGCCGCACGGCTCGATCACCTTCGACTCGCTGCGGGAGTACGTGGTCGGGGACGAGCTGCGCCGGGTGCACTGGCGGACCAGCGCCCGGGTGGGCGAGCTGATGGTGCGGGAGAACGTGGACACCAGCCTGCCCCGGCTCGTGGTGGTGCTGGACAACCGGGCGGCCGCCCACCCGGACCGGTCCGGAGGGCTGGCCGAGTCGTTCGAGTCGGGGTGCGAGGCGGCGGCGTCGGTGGTGGCCGCCGCGACCCGGGAGGACCTGCCCGTGAGCCTGCTGCTGGTCGTGCCACCCGCCGAGGAGGCCGTCGGGGCGTACGGGCCGCTGGACCGGCTGGCCGCCGTGGAGCTGGCCGACGGCGGGGAGGACGTGCTGCGTACCGCGCTGGGCCGGCTGCGGCAGGACCGGCTCGGCGACACGCTGGTCTTCCTCACCGGGCCGGGCGCCCGCGGCGACCTGGGGCACGTGGGCGCGTTGCGCCGCGCGTACCCGTCGGTGGTGGTCGGGATGTTCGGGGCGGCGGAGCCGACGGCGGCCGGCGCGGCGGGCCTCGTGGTGGTGGACGCGGCCGACGGCGCCGAGTTCGCCGCCGAGTGGGACGGGATCCGCCGGTGGTGA